In the genome of Massilibacillus massiliensis, one region contains:
- a CDS encoding baseplate J/gp47 family protein, translated as MSFEMQSESDVLKRLKINLNETNNEASDIEGSFNSDMLSANSIEFSEVYKEINMVIEAGFADTSWGKFLTMRAAEFGVIRKEATKAIGKLKIVGEVGARIIKGSLFTTAQDNKFYSTEDAIIGATGTVTIDIEAGTAGAVGVVKSGTIVNIPMSIPNVISCINEIATYDGFDEENDKEFLVRYLMKVRTPATSGNKFHYWQWAMAVAGVGQAKVIPLWDGNGTVKVIIINSNLTTASAELIEKVADYIETVRPIGATVTTTSPAPKLINITANIKGVYDIEKIKQSINNYLKDDVLNMKYVSIVQIGKLLLENNGGTIKDYDKDSLLINGQSGNISLSDEELPVCGEVILNVV; from the coding sequence ATGAGTTTTGAAATGCAAAGTGAAAGTGATGTACTAAAGCGCCTTAAAATAAATCTTAATGAAACTAATAATGAAGCAAGTGACATAGAAGGTTCTTTCAACTCTGATATGTTATCAGCAAATAGCATTGAATTTTCAGAAGTGTATAAAGAAATTAATATGGTGATAGAAGCTGGCTTTGCAGATACAAGTTGGGGAAAGTTTCTTACAATGAGAGCTGCTGAATTTGGTGTTATTAGAAAAGAAGCAACGAAAGCAATTGGAAAATTAAAAATAGTAGGTGAGGTAGGCGCGAGAATTATAAAAGGGAGTTTATTTACTACCGCGCAAGACAATAAATTTTACTCTACAGAAGATGCGATAATCGGAGCAACTGGGACGGTTACAATTGATATTGAAGCCGGAACAGCCGGGGCGGTTGGGGTAGTAAAATCGGGTACAATTGTTAATATTCCGATGTCTATACCAAATGTCATAAGTTGCATAAACGAAATTGCAACTTATGACGGCTTCGACGAAGAAAATGACAAGGAATTTTTAGTACGTTATTTAATGAAAGTGCGTACCCCCGCAACGAGTGGCAACAAATTTCATTATTGGCAATGGGCGATGGCTGTTGCAGGTGTGGGACAGGCAAAGGTAATACCTTTATGGGATGGTAATGGTACAGTTAAAGTAATTATCATAAATTCCAATTTAACAACAGCAAGTGCAGAATTGATTGAAAAAGTAGCTGACTATATAGAAACGGTTAGACCGATTGGTGCGACTGTGACGACTACAAGCCCAGCGCCTAAGTTAATAAACATTACGGCTAATATAAAAGGTGTTTATGATATAGAAAAAATAAAGCAAAGTATTAATAACTATTTAAAAGATGATGTTCTGAACATGAAGTATGTTTCAATTGTTCAAATCGGTAAGTTGCTTTTAGAAAATAATGGCGGAACGATTAAAGATTATGATAAAGATAGCTTGTTAATTAACGGGCAAAGTGGAAATATCAGTTTGAGTGATGAAGAATTGCCAGTTTGTGGAGAGGTAATATTAAATGTTGTTTGA
- a CDS encoding FAD:protein FMN transferase gives MEQKKETCYTESKIGMNTFLRMTSYDESGKTSFKTAWEVLHRIERLCSRFESTSEVSKINLLAGQERVKVSKELSQILKTAQSISSFTDGAFDATIGAVTDLWSIGANHERIPLEEENKQAKSLVNYRLIDIQEDSVFLPHKGMKLDLGGIAKEFAVHLAAQEAEMRGLRAGIIDAGGDICIVGNKPDQQPWRMGIQHPRQKNTLLASVAMQMWDTIETSGDYCRFLQREDFFCSHIFSSHFDKEMDDLMSVTLIYRRSKELLPVNGTAFLVSGLKKSQQLLARLPELEGVFVTRSMDVFITEGLRNYITILPQDMQRQTFVLKRKGF, from the coding sequence ATGGAGCAAAAAAAAGAAACATGTTATACAGAATCAAAGATTGGTATGAATACATTTCTTCGAATGACAAGTTATGATGAAAGTGGAAAAACTTCTTTTAAAACAGCATGGGAAGTTTTACATAGAATAGAAAGGTTATGCAGCCGATTTGAAAGTACAAGTGAAGTTTCAAAAATAAATTTGCTGGCAGGGCAGGAAAGAGTGAAAGTTTCGAAAGAACTTTCTCAAATTTTAAAAACTGCGCAAAGTATTTCAAGTTTTACAGATGGAGCTTTCGATGCAACGATCGGTGCTGTAACAGATCTTTGGTCAATTGGTGCAAACCATGAGAGAATTCCTTTGGAAGAAGAGAACAAGCAAGCCAAAAGTCTCGTGAATTATCGGCTTATAGATATACAGGAGGATTCCGTGTTTCTACCGCATAAAGGAATGAAACTTGATTTAGGCGGAATTGCCAAAGAATTTGCAGTTCATCTTGCTGCACAAGAAGCTGAAATGAGAGGCTTAAGGGCTGGCATTATAGATGCAGGTGGTGATATCTGCATCGTTGGGAATAAGCCAGACCAACAGCCTTGGCGGATGGGAATTCAGCATCCAAGACAGAAGAACACATTACTAGCAAGTGTTGCAATGCAAATGTGGGATACGATAGAGACATCAGGTGATTATTGCCGATTTTTACAGCGAGAAGATTTTTTTTGCAGTCATATTTTTTCATCGCATTTTGACAAAGAAATGGATGATCTGATGAGTGTAACATTGATCTATCGAAGATCAAAAGAATTACTTCCTGTAAATGGAACAGCATTTTTAGTCAGTGGACTTAAAAAAAGTCAGCAGCTTCTTGCAAGACTTCCTGAACTTGAAGGTGTTTTTGTAACACGTTCTATGGATGTGTTTATCACTGAAGGATTGAGAAATTATATTACGATATTGCCGCAGGATATGCAGCGGCAAACTTTTGTTTTAAAGAGGAAGGGGTTTTAG
- a CDS encoding GH25 family lysozyme, with product MSFKMRGIDVSENNGEVDWKAVADAGIEFAIIRSSYGLNSEDSMFIQNVAGAHAAGLKVGAYHYSYALSVEDAIQEAKNCREIIDRSGALLELPVFFDMEDADGYKDRRNFDKSMTNVTEICRAFIENIGLDCGVYASYSWLSDYIDWRSLGCAVWNAQWSNSDDIKGYMWQYTDSLVIAGKAFDGNIIY from the coding sequence ATGAGTTTTAAAATGAGAGGAATTGACGTAAGCGAAAATAATGGAGAAGTAGACTGGAAAGCGGTAGCGGATGCAGGTATTGAATTTGCAATCATAAGAAGCTCATACGGATTAAATTCAGAGGACAGCATGTTTATACAAAACGTCGCTGGTGCTCATGCGGCAGGTTTGAAGGTTGGCGCATATCACTATAGCTATGCTTTAAGCGTAGAGGATGCCATACAAGAAGCAAAGAATTGCCGCGAAATTATAGACCGATCCGGCGCATTACTAGAACTTCCAGTGTTTTTCGATATGGAAGATGCAGACGGATATAAAGATCGTCGTAATTTTGATAAAAGTATGACAAATGTTACTGAAATATGTCGTGCGTTTATTGAGAATATCGGACTTGATTGCGGAGTATATGCAAGCTATTCGTGGCTTTCAGATTATATCGACTGGCGGAGTCTTGGTTGTGCGGTATGGAATGCCCAATGGAGTAATTCAGACGACATAAAAGGCTACATGTGGCAGTACACAGATAGTTTGGTTATCGCAGGGAAAGCGTTTGACGGAAATATTATTTATTGA
- a CDS encoding putative phage tail protein: MLFDMSWMRQDQVNIMKHLPEFLQSDSSFTSVGNVCSNEHERIKLQLQDVLRQFFVTTATWGLGYYENILGITPKPTDDYLARRNRILARYQANQTSTKAFMTELVRRYTIDKTGGIQELNSQNAFNIIVDIDKVKDWAELIKTLDLYKPAHLGMFLIANIMQKILIRHTLHAMQIVDAKHCFWNLGSVSSVFWDGTYMLDGTLRWDGMAPDRLYREKMWQEIKMFASIKAKQQSQPKTNVFYGINTKANIKLEYAHSSTQTSIASPELQVTTNSRISSLNQSCFKQSNGKHKIRMDGTRRLNRKCNFSSEFRSGFINQRVCIIEGGKKSYE, from the coding sequence ATGTTGTTTGATATGAGTTGGATGCGGCAAGATCAAGTAAACATTATGAAACATCTTCCGGAATTTTTGCAATCTGATTCGAGTTTTACAAGTGTTGGAAATGTATGTAGTAATGAACATGAGCGAATTAAATTGCAACTACAGGACGTTCTTAGGCAATTCTTTGTTACTACTGCGACTTGGGGGCTAGGGTATTATGAAAATATTTTAGGAATTACTCCAAAACCTACAGACGATTATTTAGCAAGACGTAATCGCATTTTGGCAAGATATCAAGCCAATCAAACATCTACTAAAGCGTTTATGACTGAATTGGTGCGACGTTATACAATAGATAAAACAGGTGGAATTCAAGAATTAAATAGTCAAAACGCATTTAATATCATTGTTGATATTGACAAAGTAAAAGATTGGGCGGAGCTTATAAAAACATTAGATTTATATAAGCCCGCACACTTAGGCATGTTTTTGATAGCCAATATAATGCAAAAAATTTTGATTCGGCATACATTACATGCAATGCAAATAGTGGATGCCAAACATTGCTTTTGGAATCTTGGCAGTGTGTCAAGTGTGTTTTGGGATGGCACATATATGCTTGATGGTACATTGCGCTGGGATGGCATGGCGCCGGACAGATTGTACAGGGAAAAAATGTGGCAGGAAATAAAAATGTTTGCAAGTATCAAAGCAAAACAGCAAAGCCAGCCGAAAACGAATGTCTTCTATGGGATTAATACAAAAGCAAATATAAAATTAGAATACGCACATTCTAGCACGCAAACGAGTATCGCAAGCCCCGAATTACAAGTAACTACAAATAGCAGAATATCATCGTTAAATCAATCATGTTTTAAGCAGAGCAACGGCAAACATAAAATTCGTATGGATGGTACACGACGGCTAAACCGTAAATGTAATTTCAGTAGTGAATTTCGAAGCGGATTCATAAATCAAAGAGTTTGTATTATAGAAGGAGGAAAAAAGAGTTATGAGTGA
- a CDS encoding XkdQ/YqbQ family protein has protein sequence MFNFKCKSRASSEIKDVSDYVVRCTWQGAIDQAARKVDFAIAYNTKDVGFINQNIIVGDTVYIYWTDDQIQGAQPIEIFRGIVFARNRNTENFTFEFIVYDRLIYLAKSKTTRKFKNITVESVIEQVANDNSIEIGSIAPIGVYVNFIADRQSYTEIIKKAFWLAYAQNSKQYHYYMNQDKLYVVEQSETIENYIATDSVNVQNTQHSESIEDMINTVIIVDKNGTEIGRINNDSDLAAYGRLQDVYKENKKQDTQTAARAMLKTVSFKSNLSGIGNVQCISGYSITVQEEQLKGIFAIKADRHNIENNVHTMELDLEFLKAVDS, from the coding sequence TTGTTTAATTTTAAGTGTAAAAGTCGTGCAAGCAGTGAAATCAAAGATGTTTCGGACTATGTTGTAAGGTGTACATGGCAAGGAGCAATAGATCAGGCAGCGCGCAAAGTTGATTTTGCAATCGCTTACAATACAAAAGATGTAGGTTTTATCAATCAGAATATCATAGTTGGGGATACAGTCTACATTTATTGGACTGACGATCAAATCCAAGGCGCGCAGCCGATTGAAATTTTTCGAGGGATTGTTTTTGCACGAAACAGAAATACAGAAAATTTCACGTTTGAATTTATTGTCTATGATCGTTTAATCTATCTTGCAAAAAGCAAAACAACACGCAAATTTAAAAATATCACTGTAGAATCAGTAATTGAACAGGTCGCAAATGATAATAGCATTGAAATAGGTAGTATTGCGCCAATCGGTGTTTACGTTAACTTTATTGCTGATAGGCAAAGTTACACAGAGATTATTAAAAAAGCCTTTTGGTTGGCATACGCGCAAAATAGTAAGCAGTATCACTATTACATGAATCAAGATAAACTTTATGTTGTTGAACAGTCGGAAACGATTGAAAATTATATAGCTACTGATTCTGTGAATGTGCAAAACACACAGCATAGTGAGAGTATTGAAGACATGATAAATACTGTAATAATCGTTGATAAAAATGGTACAGAAATTGGACGGATAAATAATGATTCTGATTTAGCCGCTTATGGACGCTTGCAAGATGTCTACAAAGAAAATAAAAAACAAGATACGCAAACGGCTGCAAGGGCAATGCTGAAAACAGTATCTTTTAAAAGTAATTTATCCGGCATTGGAAATGTGCAGTGCATTTCCGGGTATTCGATCACTGTGCAGGAGGAACAACTCAAAGGAATTTTTGCAATCAAAGCAGACAGGCATAACATAGAAAACAATGTACACACGATGGAACTTGATCTTGAATTTTTGAAAGCGGTGGATAGCTAA
- a CDS encoding CD1375 family protein, whose protein sequence is MIYKYKIIAYAILVRGGRMALEAEKNSTLEVVPEAYQIAVAEYLAK, encoded by the coding sequence GTGATATACAAATACAAAATAATCGCATATGCAATTTTGGTGCGCGGTGGTCGCATGGCGTTAGAAGCAGAAAAAAATTCTACGCTTGAAGTTGTGCCAGAAGCATATCAAATTGCAGTAGCGGAATACCTTGCAAAATAG
- a CDS encoding phage holin family protein, producing MNTFTQSLLEMYKFLIELYTAAEIKIIALSGVLGMLAAKMIGGFDIQIKMLLFFVALDYATGLYAAYKTDQVSSYKSFRGIFKKATIFAVVAFCYGIDLMMNMTTLRYFAICGYGVMEIISIVENADRGGWGNVFPAFIRDKFVQIRTERKL from the coding sequence TTGAACACATTTACGCAAAGTTTATTAGAAATGTATAAATTTTTAATTGAACTATATACAGCAGCAGAAATTAAAATTATTGCACTGTCGGGGGTTCTTGGAATGCTTGCAGCAAAAATGATAGGCGGCTTTGATATACAAATTAAAATGCTGCTCTTTTTTGTCGCTTTAGACTATGCAACAGGTTTATACGCTGCATACAAAACAGATCAAGTATCAAGCTACAAAAGCTTTCGCGGAATATTCAAAAAGGCAACTATCTTCGCGGTAGTTGCCTTTTGTTATGGTATTGACTTGATGATGAATATGACTACGCTTAGATACTTTGCGATCTGCGGGTATGGGGTAATGGAGATTATTTCAATTGTCGAAAATGCGGATCGTGGTGGATGGGGAAATGTGTTTCCCGCGTTTATTAGAGATAAATTTGTACAAATAAGAACTGAAAGAAAATTATAG
- a CDS encoding DUF2577 domain-containing protein has protein sequence MKNENPYSKILGVMRGVSLNSNSPSIQIGKIITPPPEIQISYNGIILEKEEIWISEYLLVGYERTAKGHLASATQNRAGGGGYAEFASHNHDIDNDYTNNIIYTDTLKAGDTVSIMPMMSEDGSSQQYIVLDKIVHL, from the coding sequence ATGAAAAATGAAAATCCATATAGCAAAATTTTAGGAGTGATGCGAGGTGTAAGCCTAAACAGTAATAGTCCATCAATTCAGATTGGCAAGATAATCACACCGCCGCCAGAAATTCAGATCAGTTACAACGGAATTATTCTTGAAAAAGAAGAAATTTGGATCAGTGAGTATTTGCTTGTCGGCTATGAACGCACAGCAAAAGGACATCTTGCAAGTGCGACACAAAACCGGGCAGGTGGTGGCGGCTATGCCGAATTTGCAAGTCATAATCATGATATTGATAATGACTACACGAACAATATCATTTATACGGATACCTTAAAGGCTGGCGATACCGTCAGTATTATGCCGATGATGTCCGAAGATGGCAGCAGTCAGCAATATATCGTTTTGGACAAAATAGTACATTTATAA
- a CDS encoding phage tail sheath C-terminal domain-containing protein, whose protein sequence is MALGLPSIEIAFKSKSITAIERSKRGIVALILKESDMKKFPASPYTVYGTTDVPEGLSDENKEQIELTLMGYQTTPKHILVYVQDETAADYNENLLELLHARWDYLVIPKIDDADVQKIATWIKSTRTIADKMVKAVLPNCPADFEGVVNFTNTKIVTKAKEYTTAQYCSRIAGIICGTPMAISCTYAPLPEVVDCDKYIKDQMDEKVGKGELFVIFDGRKYKIARGVNSLITTTQDKNDSFKKIKLIDCMDMIHDDIKDTTNESYIGKYANSYDNKCLLISAIQGYYMQLEIDGLLDKGKNDCQIDLESQKAYLLSNGDYTKAELAEAKDQEIKEANTRDKVFLSANIKILDAIEDVKLGVAV, encoded by the coding sequence ATGGCACTTGGATTACCTAGCATTGAAATTGCATTTAAAAGTAAGTCAATTACCGCAATTGAAAGAAGTAAGCGCGGTATTGTAGCGCTTATTCTTAAAGAATCTGATATGAAAAAATTTCCTGCTTCACCCTATACTGTCTATGGTACAACCGACGTTCCGGAGGGGTTATCAGATGAAAATAAGGAACAAATTGAACTTACTTTGATGGGATATCAAACAACTCCAAAACACATTCTTGTCTATGTGCAAGATGAAACAGCGGCAGATTACAATGAAAATCTTTTAGAACTTTTACATGCAAGATGGGATTATCTTGTTATCCCTAAAATTGATGATGCTGACGTCCAAAAAATTGCAACATGGATTAAAAGCACAAGAACGATTGCAGATAAGATGGTTAAAGCAGTTCTTCCGAATTGTCCTGCGGACTTTGAAGGGGTTGTTAATTTTACAAACACGAAAATTGTCACAAAGGCGAAAGAATATACGACAGCGCAGTATTGTAGCCGAATTGCAGGGATTATTTGTGGTACACCTATGGCAATTAGTTGTACTTACGCGCCGCTGCCGGAAGTCGTTGATTGTGACAAGTATATAAAAGATCAGATGGACGAGAAAGTCGGCAAAGGTGAGCTTTTTGTCATATTTGATGGAAGAAAATATAAAATTGCGCGCGGCGTTAACAGCCTTATCACAACTACGCAAGATAAAAATGATTCATTTAAAAAAATCAAATTAATTGATTGCATGGATATGATTCATGACGATATCAAAGATACGACAAATGAATCCTACATTGGGAAGTACGCGAATAGCTACGACAATAAATGTCTGCTTATATCTGCGATTCAAGGTTATTATATGCAACTTGAAATCGATGGTTTGCTAGATAAAGGTAAAAATGATTGTCAAATAGATTTAGAAAGTCAAAAAGCTTATTTGCTTTCAAACGGTGATTATACGAAAGCCGAATTAGCAGAGGCGAAAGATCAAGAAATTAAAGAAGCAAATACACGTGATAAAGTATTTCTTTCCGCTAACATCAAGATACTTGATGCGATCGAGGATGTGAAACTTGGCGTAGCTGTTTAA
- a CDS encoding phage tail tube protein: MKGMKAQQVMSGTHGELWIDGDYMAQITEFKAQVNLKKTAVNIVKTMGDQFKMTGWEGKGSLKMNKVSSYMIRKLNDNMKQGKQTTCTIVSKLSDPDAVGTERVVIKDAVFDSLTLADWTAKKIGEESYNFTFTDWDILDSAAD; the protein is encoded by the coding sequence ATGAAAGGTATGAAAGCCCAACAGGTCATGAGTGGTACTCATGGGGAGCTTTGGATTGATGGAGATTACATGGCGCAGATTACAGAATTCAAAGCGCAGGTAAATCTTAAAAAAACAGCCGTAAATATTGTGAAAACAATGGGTGATCAATTCAAAATGACTGGATGGGAGGGCAAAGGCTCTCTTAAAATGAACAAAGTTTCTAGTTACATGATTCGTAAACTAAATGACAACATGAAACAAGGCAAACAAACAACTTGTACCATTGTTTCAAAACTTTCCGATCCTGATGCAGTTGGAACGGAAAGAGTTGTCATTAAGGATGCAGTATTTGATTCTTTAACCTTGGCGGACTGGACAGCAAAAAAAATTGGAGAAGAATCGTATAATTTTACATTTACCGATTGGGATATTTTAGATAGTGCGGCAGATTAA
- a CDS encoding phage tail assembly chaperone, with product MSLIDKLLQTDAKKLTEIPTKKFEIKRLSEKIKEKFEMTLIALTPERYAEIQRMTLEFSKKGGIKDVNMFDPKILTVLDGVKDPNLKDPKMLAHLGAATPKDLVTKLFLSGEIDDIKAEIDELSGYDKEDEEVNEEVKN from the coding sequence ATGTCATTGATTGATAAACTTTTACAAACAGACGCGAAAAAACTTACGGAAATACCAACGAAAAAATTTGAAATAAAACGTCTTTCAGAAAAAATAAAAGAAAAATTTGAAATGACGTTAATCGCACTTACCCCAGAGAGATACGCTGAAATACAGCGTATGACGCTTGAATTTAGCAAAAAGGGCGGGATTAAAGATGTAAATATGTTTGATCCTAAAATTTTAACTGTGCTTGATGGCGTCAAAGATCCAAATTTGAAAGATCCCAAAATGCTGGCTCATCTTGGCGCAGCAACGCCAAAAGATCTTGTAACAAAGCTCTTTTTATCTGGAGAAATTGACGACATCAAAGCGGAAATAGATGAATTATCCGGGTACGATAAGGAAGATGAGGAAGTAAATGAAGAAGTAAAAAACTAA
- a CDS encoding phage tail tape measure protein: MARVIDAVMRLKDQFSPTLKQISKNIEEQQRANERLTRSIRNTGKSMYSLGEAMLPVAAGITGVAAYGVKAFSDFEYAMLSVKGKMGGTEAEFKALTEQARQLSLVSAYSAKEVAEGMDFMAAAGWKANDIMAATPALLNMATAAQVDLATAADVLTNNMTAFGLSADKAGEFSDKLTLTANATNTSIPLMGESLKYVASVAKAAGTSFDEVSTAIGLMSNSGIKGSEAGTALRGAMVRMLAPPKAAADVIDQLNMTLTDSEGKFVGIRSAIDQFAKATENMGSAQKTALASQLWGQEAMAGMLALVNQGTGAWDDLAQQIAESGGTSADVAAMMNTSVINVLKITMNNLTDLAMTIGEKLKPTLIEFTSFIMYISAAIKGMNPETVDMVIKIAAVVVGLTAFLLIGGKSIMMVANIAKTFNMAALAVTKAGGIINLVTGVMSKFASSIMVIGRALTVLFMNPVGLAVLAIIALAVAIYTYWEPIKAFFISLWNGIVNAFSTAITAIKTWMDKTGITEKLQTLMPKIATFVAVCISLFMRLKNAVIAIFMAIASPVISLISTVWNVIIGKTIAGGSIIATILKVISTSFNIMVNIVGVYLNGFLDVIGIVVGGLISVFSGVITFLTGVFTGNWTMVWQGIVEIFSGIFSTIEGICNTVMSTIKAAINEVIAGVNSVSVDVPEWVPVVGGQHYQPQIPMLAQGTDNWRGGKAMIHDAGAEIVDLPTGSRVIPHDKSMQAEYARGKADGSGQGKVSIVIHVAKLIVREEADIKRVAKELAQEIENYAMNKPEGAV, from the coding sequence ATGGCAAGAGTTATTGACGCAGTTATGCGTTTAAAAGATCAGTTTAGCCCAACACTGAAACAGATCAGCAAGAATATAGAGGAACAACAACGGGCAAACGAACGTTTGACAAGGTCTATTAGAAACACTGGTAAGTCAATGTATTCATTAGGTGAAGCTATGTTACCAGTTGCGGCAGGCATTACCGGGGTTGCGGCTTATGGCGTAAAGGCTTTTTCAGATTTTGAATATGCAATGTTATCCGTCAAGGGGAAAATGGGCGGCACGGAAGCAGAGTTCAAGGCACTAACAGAGCAGGCAAGGCAATTGTCACTAGTATCAGCATACAGCGCCAAAGAAGTTGCAGAGGGTATGGACTTCATGGCGGCGGCAGGCTGGAAAGCAAACGACATCATGGCAGCAACCCCGGCGCTTTTGAACATGGCAACGGCAGCGCAAGTAGATTTAGCGACCGCGGCAGACGTTCTGACAAATAATATGACCGCTTTTGGTTTATCAGCCGATAAAGCAGGAGAATTTTCGGATAAGTTGACGTTAACGGCTAACGCAACAAATACAAGCATTCCGCTCATGGGAGAATCTTTAAAATATGTTGCGTCAGTCGCAAAAGCGGCAGGAACTTCGTTTGACGAAGTATCCACTGCAATAGGCTTAATGTCTAACAGTGGTATTAAGGGATCAGAAGCCGGAACGGCATTGCGTGGCGCCATGGTTAGAATGTTAGCGCCGCCAAAAGCTGCCGCAGATGTCATTGACCAGTTAAATATGACACTGACAGACAGCGAAGGGAAATTTGTTGGCATACGATCTGCAATTGATCAATTTGCAAAAGCAACCGAAAATATGGGCAGCGCTCAAAAAACTGCTTTAGCGTCTCAATTATGGGGACAAGAAGCTATGGCGGGAATGCTGGCACTTGTCAACCAAGGGACTGGCGCGTGGGATGATTTAGCGCAGCAGATCGCCGAATCTGGTGGAACGTCTGCCGATGTTGCGGCAATGATGAATACAAGCGTAATCAATGTACTTAAAATTACAATGAACAATCTGACCGATTTAGCAATGACAATCGGAGAGAAATTGAAACCTACGCTTATTGAATTTACATCTTTTATCATGTATATATCAGCCGCAATTAAAGGTATGAATCCGGAAACAGTAGACATGGTAATAAAAATTGCTGCTGTAGTCGTTGGTCTTACAGCGTTCCTGCTCATTGGTGGTAAATCAATTATGATGGTTGCTAATATAGCTAAAACGTTTAATATGGCAGCCTTGGCGGTTACAAAAGCCGGGGGAATAATAAATTTAGTGACTGGTGTTATGAGTAAGTTTGCAAGTAGTATTATGGTTATTGGCAGAGCATTAACGGTATTATTTATGAATCCAGTTGGTTTGGCTGTTTTGGCAATTATCGCGTTAGCTGTTGCGATCTACACATATTGGGAGCCGATCAAAGCGTTTTTTATCAGTCTATGGAATGGAATTGTAAACGCATTTAGTACAGCTATAACGGCAATTAAAACATGGATGGATAAGACTGGAATTACTGAAAAATTGCAGACACTCATGCCGAAAATAGCAACGTTTGTTGCTGTATGCATAAGTTTATTTATGCGATTAAAGAATGCTGTTATTGCTATATTTATGGCAATTGCAAGCCCTGTAATTAGCTTAATTAGTACAGTGTGGAATGTGATTATAGGAAAAACAATCGCTGGCGGCAGCATAATAGCAACGATACTAAAAGTAATTAGTACATCGTTTAATATTATGGTAAATATAGTAGGTGTATATCTGAATGGTTTTTTAGATGTTATCGGTATAGTAGTCGGTGGATTAATTAGCGTGTTTAGCGGGGTAATTACATTTTTGACGGGCGTATTTACTGGTAATTGGACTATGGTATGGCAGGGGATTGTAGAGATATTCAGCGGCATTTTTTCGACAATCGAAGGAATCTGCAATACGGTCATGAGTACAATTAAAGCCGCTATTAATGAAGTAATTGCAGGCGTTAACAGCGTCAGTGTTGATGTACCGGAATGGGTGCCGGTTGTTGGCGGTCAGCATTATCAACCGCAAATCCCAATGCTGGCGCAAGGTACTGACAATTGGCGTGGCGGTAAAGCAATGATTCATGATGCCGGAGCGGAAATTGTAGATTTGCCTACTGGTAGTCGTGTTATCCCTCACGATAAATCCATGCAGGCAGAGTACGCACGTGGCAAGGCTGACGGATCAGGGCAAGGAAAAGTTAGTATTGTGATTCATGTTGCAAAATTAATAGTGCGTGAAGAAGCAGATATTAAGCGTGTTGCAAAAGAATTAGCGCAAGAAATTGAAAATTATGCAATGAATAAGCCAGAAGGTGCAGTATAG
- a CDS encoding DUF2634 domain-containing protein, producing the protein MGNPFVAGTTTADATSTISNLPTFKEYAWDFEHDRFIFESGKHKIVEENEALKVWIYKTLKTERWRYRVYDNAYGIQLEQFIGAYTNNNSNAAEIDQYIREALLVNPYIKSIDDIKAEIDGDSLSYTIMLTTIYGTLTVSEKG; encoded by the coding sequence ATGGGGAATCCTTTTGTAGCTGGTACGACTACGGCTGATGCGACAAGCACAATAAGCAATTTGCCGACATTTAAAGAATATGCTTGGGATTTTGAACATGATCGCTTTATATTTGAATCTGGTAAACATAAGATCGTCGAGGAAAACGAAGCGCTGAAAGTTTGGATTTACAAGACTTTGAAAACCGAACGCTGGCGGTATCGTGTTTACGACAATGCTTATGGAATTCAATTAGAGCAGTTCATTGGAGCATATACAAATAACAATAGTAATGCTGCGGAAATAGATCAATATATTAGAGAAGCCTTGCTTGTGAATCCGTACATTAAATCTATTGACGATATCAAAGCGGAAATTGATGGAGATTCATTGTCATATACAATCATGCTTACTACAATCTATGGTACTTTAACTGTGTCGGAAAAGGGGTGA